gtacTTAAAATGATTGttctataatattgaaaaagaatatgcGCAACGAGCTttcatgttttaatatatgtatgaatacATTATTTGCACAAACTTTGGAAAGcggagatgtatatatatatatggaggaaaaggaaagaaaaggaaagaaaaggaaagaagggaagTTCTCGTATATCATTCATCGTACATTAAGCtatacacatttttttaatgttgatGTTTGTTAATTTCATCCTAACTAGCGCCAAAGCAGCGAATCACACCTACGTAAATTGTCATTCCATttattctatgtatatatataaatttatatatatatataaatttttcggtATGTATATTTGTAATGTGCGGCTATAGGGTGAAATCGCATGTTTttgaaatctaaatttttatcaaaaaaaaaaaaaagatcatttaTTTGTCATACGATTGCTGcatgatttaaattatcattcatttttaaaaatgttcttcatttgttaatattatcatattttatatttccttccTAAAgcgaaaattatcattaatgatACATAAACACATGATGATCGAATTATCGAACACCaatcatcaattataaaaataatcaagcgaaaattcgagatatatttcggaaaaaacatttattttgctAATTCCTTGTAtcctttttgcattttttccgGATTTCACTGGCCACGTTCCGTAACACAAtatgaatgtatatttaattatgacaACTTCGGTTATGTACTGTACAAATTCAATAGGATTGCCATCATCAGTCCcaagattataattatggTGGGATCACATGATTACATGAGGATAGTTATGTatctatgataattttaaataaaagttttgaatttcATCGATCAGATAGAAGAAGCATTCTTATTAAGAAATgcacagaaaataaaaaataaaatcaaacaaatcAAATCTTATCATGATCCTAATTATCAACtatctcttttaaatattgtaaaagtcaatattaacaattcagtatttttttctttatcgtagtacgtataaattttaatttttattaaatatggaaatgaattataaatgtattaaaatgacTAAAGTAGTCTCTTTGTAAGACTCATTGATTTACAAACTCTTAACGAAAATAAACAtaactaattttaaatgacCTACTTTAAGTAACTATTTTCCTCTTTTACCCAGAATAAACATATTCTCATTTAATGTaacacaattaataataaaagttttttttatatgcatttCCATCAGTTtcgttcaaaatatttttcaatcgatattatttttgataaaatgatattaaattggcAGATACAGCGAAACTGAACATTTGTTTGGAAGCATAAATAGAATTCAacgatacaaaatatatttgtaatgttGAATAGTCAGTAATCGTACTGTTTCGCttttttcgttataaaataGAAGACAATTTATCGGCAGAGAGCTTAATAATCAGTCAATAGCTCGAAGTAAAGAAGGTCGCGCAGAACTTAACAccgtatttcttttatcatgattattttatgaaatatttccgAATTGTCAGTCATAATGCAGAAACTACTCTCTTTTTCataattgtacaatatatatatgatatatgctTCTAgcgatataaagaaatatgtaataaattaaatgaaagaaaacatATACCACAATTATTGAATGTCTCAGTTATTGTTCGAAATCCGACAGTGTATATGATTTTACCAAAATTCCATgacttattcttttttatattatttttgtattactcatatattatatatatgattattatgagtttattacaaatttaaattctagaaTTTCTTCATTGTAATTGAATAAAGTATGCACTGTCTTATTCCGAATCATGCCAATTGTTTACCAAGAATCTGGCGACCAACTCTtaattatactaatattatatttatgtatttctgCATTCATTGAATTTGTACAAAGATTCAGTTGCTTAAACACACGTTCCGGCGTATGTGTTATgagtattatttaatcaagacaataatagtaatgattattaaactttCTTGAACACTAATTAAGCACAAGAAGAAATcacagagaaaaaaatctgctatcaataaatttcgaataatcaatttaatgcaaaaaaatattttaatgaaaattttaatattcattatagcATAACAATGGGCCTGCCCTTTCCTAAAGTACATTATGAGTAGGTCCCATGACTCTTgggatatttgataaattaaatgacaaataatataaaggatAATATAACGATGaccatgtaaaataataaagtactacgaaattttaatttaagatagcATCACTAAATGAAAAACatgttttaacaaatttataaatacacaaGTAGGCAGCCATCGTCGAGAGTGTTACAATTAGAAGTATATTCAACTACTGCAAATATTGGAATTTGGTGGAATGTAGCaagttctttcttttccaattgTTTTGGTATTAGATAACTCCTATTtactgtataaaattaatcacaatAATAGACGTAAatgataatcataaaattattaacagataaaaaagataaaaaacaattctaaattataatttataagatacatttttaataatttttcatcctataatattaaatattataatatattataatattattataaaataatattatacatatatataatattttatattgaataatttttactgtGCGTTTTTAGTGATAATACATTCATTAcgcaaaaataaaacaatatatataagatgaaAGAACTTGGCCATTGCTGATCATTATCTCTTGTTACACTCTCGACTTATAATTACGTCAGGATGGTAGAAATATAGAgttgaagaatttaaagataaaacgataaaaaacatGATCACTTTTTAATTTGCAGCCATGGATGCTTCAGGCACTCTGCTGCTGTAGCTCGCGTACTCGGGTCAAACTCGAGCATCGGAGTTAGGAACTCTTCAAACTCGCGCGCTTCTCTTGGTGACcagttatatttttctataagcaCCTCGTACAGTCCCCAAGGTTTTAATCCAGTAATTCGTTTCAATTCACCTTTCTTGttgaaatacatttttgaGTTTTTGCCAGAAAGAGCAATGTGTCTTGGTATTTCTCCAAGCAATTCAATAATGTGTGCTAAATGATCTTCATCTCtacaataaaaaacaaaatatattttacattatattataaatgtgaacaaattcttttgaatgattataaaaaatggtaCTTTACCTGCAATAATAATTACCACTATGTGGCTCAAAAAGATAATCACCAGTTGCTAATTCAAATGCCATGCAGGCAGTGGACCATATATCTGCAGATGTATCATATCCAGATCCTAATAACACTTCTAATGATCTATATTGACGAGTTTGAATATCatctgtaaattttttatggacCCAACATGCATTACCAAGATCTGCTATTTTCACTTCAACATCACATTCTACTAGGGCAGGATCTAAAGGAGCTATACATGctctttttaattgtttacttTCAGGTGGATGTAAATTGCGacctatagaaaaaaataaatatgaaattaatataattatttatatatacaaaaattacttTCTAAAGATTACCTTCACTACATTCATCTGTATCTTCATGATCAGGTGAATGTATTACTTCACCACAATTCTTTTCTACATCGCATGAATTTGcattttccatcttttctGATTGTTGAGGtatttgattttctattttttcttcaaccgtTAAACTATCTACACCATTTATATGCAATGAAGGTGCAGATGGTTCTGAAATATCAGGTGAACCTTTACTTTCAGTATTATCATCTATACTTTCTGTGTTTATATCTTGATCTGGACTATTTGTTTCTAATTCTCCATTTGCTCTTGTGCTATTTGCAAGTTTATCTTGCTCTTCAAGTTCTTCTATTTGttccatttgtttttttagTAATTCATTTTGACGTTTTGCTTTCtt
This genomic interval from Apis mellifera strain DH4 linkage group LG7, Amel_HAv3.1, whole genome shotgun sequence contains the following:
- the LOC724672 gene encoding SRSF protein kinase 3 isoform X2; amino-acid sequence: MSAKTDVNRRVLAIQAKKKRHKPSKRKGKANIQDESETSGAQCSKASTTQQGQGSSFYQDASAQRPYSSDNGNSSSNETMEDGDEVYSSEDEEQEDSSDYCKGGYHPVKIGDLFLNRYHVTRKLGWGHFSTVWLCWDLQDKRFVALKVVKSASHFTETALDEIKLLKDVRDTDPSDPKRNKTVQLLNDFKISGINGLHVCMVFEVLGHNLLKLIIKSNYRGIPRNNVKRIIRQVLEGLDYLHNKCKIIHTDIKPENVLVCVDEAYIRKLACEATELHSLGMKLPVSLISTAPKEFQEPTPNSKMSKNKKKKLKKKAKRQNELLKKQMEQIEELEEQDKLANSTRANGELETNSPDQDINTESIDDNTESKGSPDISEPSAPSLHINGVDSLTVEEKIENQIPQQSEKMENANSCDVEKNCGEVIHSPDHEDTDECSEGRNLHPPESKQLKRACIAPLDPALVECDVEVKIADLGNACWVHKKFTDDIQTRQYRSLEVLLGSGYDTSADIWSTACMAFELATGDYLFEPHSGNYYCRDEDHLAHIIELLGEIPRHIALSGKNSKMYFNKKGELKRITGLKPWGLYEVLIEKYNWSPREAREFEEFLTPMLEFDPSTRATAAECLKHPWLQIKK
- the LOC724672 gene encoding SRSF protein kinase 3 isoform X1 produces the protein MSAKTDVNRRVLAIQAKKKRHKPSKRKGKANIQDESETSGAQCSKASTTQQGQGSSFYQDASAQRPYSSDNGNRLEPCHSSSNETMEDGDEVYSSEDEEQEDSSDYCKGGYHPVKIGDLFLNRYHVTRKLGWGHFSTVWLCWDLQDKRFVALKVVKSASHFTETALDEIKLLKDVRDTDPSDPKRNKTVQLLNDFKISGINGLHVCMVFEVLGHNLLKLIIKSNYRGIPRNNVKRIIRQVLEGLDYLHNKCKIIHTDIKPENVLVCVDEAYIRKLACEATELHSLGMKLPVSLISTAPKEFQEPTPNSKMSKNKKKKLKKKAKRQNELLKKQMEQIEELEEQDKLANSTRANGELETNSPDQDINTESIDDNTESKGSPDISEPSAPSLHINGVDSLTVEEKIENQIPQQSEKMENANSCDVEKNCGEVIHSPDHEDTDECSEGRNLHPPESKQLKRACIAPLDPALVECDVEVKIADLGNACWVHKKFTDDIQTRQYRSLEVLLGSGYDTSADIWSTACMAFELATGDYLFEPHSGNYYCRDEDHLAHIIELLGEIPRHIALSGKNSKMYFNKKGELKRITGLKPWGLYEVLIEKYNWSPREAREFEEFLTPMLEFDPSTRATAAECLKHPWLQIKK